The following is a genomic window from Neodiprion lecontei isolate iyNeoLeco1 chromosome 4, iyNeoLeco1.1, whole genome shotgun sequence.
ACAGATACACTTTAATAAACCTTTAGGCAGTTTGAATgtctaaaattgaaaattttggatTGATTGTAAGTAATATAGTTTTAATAGAGTAGACGATGATTATCCAAATCAAATTGGCATCCGGCCTAGTTCGAATCAGTGAAAGTTCGGAGAATGGAACAGTTATGTTAGACGAAATGATACAAATgctaaaaaatattggaaataaaacgcacgtataattttattacttttatacatataatgtgtCGCCTTTAACCCTTCGTTGCACACATTTATGTAAGccatattttttatgtttaagACACGTTCCGGGGGTTTTTGAGGTCGCTGATCACCAATCTGAAATAGAAGCCATGGAATATAGGTGGTACATACGTGTTTACCACTGTGCAACAGAGGGTTAACACACGACACATTATTCTATTAGCTTTTACGTGCGAAATTACTCAAAATATCGTTAATGCATGGTTATGTATTCCAAAATTTTGGACCTTCGGATAATCGAGATTCTACTGCAAGAATCCACAAATAACGACGGTAGTTCAACAAATAGGTGATCCTGGACTGTTTTAATACAATTTATTGATATGTTCCTATTTAATGTGATAGACACGTAGTAAATGAGAATTTACTGTTCACTCTTGTACGAAACACTGATATTCTCTATTGATACCTATTTTCACGTCAACTGTATATTTCTGTACAATACTGTAAAACTTTGTATCTGATCCCGAAGAGTGAAACGCTTGGATTTAGCCTTCGATCGTGCAAATTATTCAGAATTGTACACCTAGTTTGTTTTtcaccttcttcttcctcttcttcatcttctcgATCCTGTTtccgatttatttttattccataaatgttttttttttttattatgttaTTGTATCATTTTTCCGTTATCACAGATTATTTTTGGTGGCAGGCCTTTTAACAAGCTCAAACCTGGAAGGCCTGTGGTGGACTAGTGGAGTTCAACAGGGTCGAAAAACGgcccaaataaaaaaaataaaagccaACATCATGTTTCCAGTGCAGGGAAAAGTTTAGTCAGTACAAAATAGGCTACGTCATAGTTGCTCCAATAGGCAGTGTGAGCTGTAACTGTATAAAGGTAATTTCGCCCCAAACCAACAGCCCGTAAGACGTAATCCAATCTAGGCTTCAGTTCTGACGGAAAGAGAAATCAAATTATTAAATGCATAAAACTTGATCAACAAAACTACTCCTTACCTTACCTTATCTTATCTTATCTACCTAGTCCTTACCTTGATCAGGATGAAATGGTGGATTCATATCTGGTGTAGACAAGGATGTGCCATCTTTCGTGCTCCACCCACCTCTCACCAAGCCCCAGAGACTCCAGCCTTTGTCTGCATTACGACTTGGCATATCTCCTGGGCTTTCGTCTCTTTCTTCGCTCTCTGAGTTGAAAATTGACCATGATTTATCAGATTGAAATGTTCAGTTGAAATgtgtgattattttgtttttgtaaatcCAAGGATGAATGCATGTTGAAATTGATTCATATGATATCTTGAACAATTCTATAcatttgaaaagaaatgttTCATTCAACATAAAAAGTGTTGGTGTGGAAAACATACCTGCAGATGGTAAATTTGGATCAACTGCATTCGACGAGGAGGGTGACTGTTCGCACGGTTGGCCATCGACCCCACCGTACGGGGGTATCAGCACAGGTTCTACTCTACTGTATCCCCTTTCTAACAATGGCTCCATTCGATAAGCTACTGGATCTGAccaatgaaaaatgttatagAATCGCTTGCACAAATCTTGTGGCATTACACCAATTCTGTTGGATGGAGCACGCGTGCGCAAAGCTAGGAATACCGATAGCGGAGAACCCAGACAAAAGAGGTTCTCAATCTGTGAAAAGAACAAGAGATAATTAGTACATTAAAGAGCAAAAATATGTAAGATTGTTAACAATTcagttttcaatcaatttaaaCCAAATGTTTTTGTCAAACATTGGATTTGTCAACTTACAGGAAATTGCAGACCTTCTGGCGAAACTTCGGGTGATGCTGGTGACGAAGGTCTATTGTCAGGGCCCATCCATCCTGTGACAATGTCGTAGACGATTACACAACCCAGGGAGTGAGCTAATATGGATACTTTCCCTTTCCAATTTGGATGGCGACTAGCGAACATGAAGTAAAGTCTGTTGAGCTCTTTTTGAAGACCAGCTCTGACCTCTCCGCCGTACAATGGACTTGTATAATAGAGAATGTCCATCGCCGATGTATTCAGTAAATGACGAATACTCAGAACACTGTAAGGTGTTATAGCATCCACGATATCTGTGAGGGTGAGATAGAGAATCTTTGGTGAAATAATTGTTCCttactaaaaaattaaattgagtaCAGATGTCATTCAAGTCAATCCTATTTTCAACTCGGAATTAGTGTCTGGATTATCTCATGTATGACTTATTTTTGGAGATTTGAGGCTCACCTCCATCAAGTTTGAGCGAAGATCTCCATTCAACAGGAAAAAATTCTGCACGGTGAGTCAAAGTTGGAAAATACTTTTGTTTTAACCAATCGACACATTCTCTGAAACTACGTAATATAACACATATGAAATATGCAACGACTATACATTCTGTCCCTAAAGGCAATTAATGTAGGTCTACTAAAAGATATTTGAGTCTGCTAAAACCTTACAAGAACGTTATGTAACCAATACTGATCTAATTATGGGTGCATATCAGAAATTTCTGTGGCTTTGTATCATCTCAAGTATTTCTGAAGAACGGTGAGCACAATGACAAATCATAGGAatgataattcaaatattctcTCTGTCCAATTGCCTTAGGGACTATTAGCAAAAACATAGACACACACGATGTTGTGTTACGAATAATCTTTCCAGTGTCTCTCTTCTGTCCGATACCATGAACGACAAAAACCAAGTGATCGATGTCGTGTGGTTTATCGTCCATAACTGCAGGATGTTTGTATCCTCTCCTTAGGCGATATCCCGTCGCTGTAACAAACGTCAAATGAAACAATTAAACGATGTTAATGTCATTGACATTCCGTATACCAGTGGGGCCTTTTCGATAGATGGGTTTTCCTTGGGGTAACGATGGCCTGTAACAACGGCGATGTATTGTGCTAACTAATTTCGCTCGAACATTTCCGAGAAACtctgaaataaatattgcatCATGTTAAACGTGGAATTCATCACTACAATTTACATCCAATAGGCAAACTCGGGCCGCGTTCTTTATTTGGAATTTAGATATTACGAATACAGAAATCAACATAGGTTGCAAAGCactacatatatatttaacgAAACAGACTTTGTATTGTAGTAATTCGTGCAGTGAGCGTACATATTGCTCGCCACGCCAGAAATTTAAGtcataatatttcaattcattgacACTGTTCCGACACCAATGCCAGAGATAATAAAAGTTGGCACGCTgcggtaaattgaaaattgggTCTGGTAGCATAGAAATGAGATACTTATCCTGCGTCACAAAATGTTGTTATAATGGTCGGATGTCTCAAGGTGTACCATTATTACTTCGGAAATCCATAATTGATTGTTTCGGGCTGAATGATTTtatcaatgaaattgaaaacgtaAACTCAGTACAGTTAAGTTACTCTAAGCCTTCTCTAATAAAAAGCCATGATAGAGTCAGGATTAATAGCTCTGGATGTCATGACACAAAATGCAAAGTTGCAGTAGCTATGaatggaaatattgaaatgaatctAAATTCAAAGTTAGAAAATAAAGACTGAATGATTTCAGTAGCATGACGAAATTGGAATTGTGGAGATCATAAATGTATTATAGATGAATATACTGAAGCAAAAATAAACGTGGGTATCATACTTATGATTCGTGAATAAGCcacattataaatattacatgaTCTGCAgccaaaaaagtaaaacaatttGTTGATTTAAACTCTTCTATTAATAGATTTGGCAATTTGACTAGCATGCTCAACCAAACATATCAAATACAATGATTTGAAATCATTATTCctttttcacttatttctaatgattttttaataagCGTTCAAAGAAACATACAAATATTGATTTTCCTATGTACAAATTATgctaattgaaattgaaacttATTGTGCGTAGATAAAAATCTCGGATTACCACTTGATagcaaaatcaaaaattaattgaaaagaaaacgcTGTATTCTATAGATAATAGTTACCAGCAAAGATAATTTTAACTTACTTTTGGTGAATCCCAATTTCAGTGTTACGCTACGCATTAATTTGCTTGGTGTATTTTCACTGTAGAGAGCTACATCATCTACTGCATGCCAATCCACATGGAATTCGGGAAAGTTTTTTGTATGAAGAACTAAAATGAAAGCAATCAGGTGACACTATTAGCTATAAATTCTGAAGTCATTAATATCTGGATAATACATGTGTGCTAACAATTATTAACTGATCAAaactttttaattatttttataacacaGACAAGTCTACCCAgatattctttcaaattgtataaaatacaaatattttgaGCATCAATAAAGTATAGAAGGTGCAGATATTGTGTTTTCCACAATAGTACATTAAAACAGAATTTTCAATCTGCTATTGTGGGAAAcagtttttcaattgtttatgTAATACTCAAGTTACGTCCCGCTGTTTCAAATTGCTCTATTATCTAGATGTCATGTAATTCTATTGGGTTGATGTGAAGCAAAGAATTTACAAGTATGAATTtaggaaatgagaaaattcattcaactTCCCAAAAATAGAGTTTTTCTCAAGAAAGTAAGTTTGCTATGCGccttatgtataattttcttgtaaataaCACTgatagccatttactttttattaatt
Proteins encoded in this region:
- the LOC107216582 gene encoding phospholipase DDHD1 isoform X3 encodes the protein MSENLLNDVDPLSEIPMESDSRPTEELQDSLSQHNGIEENSDIEVNELEYAEPLPPEKVRWFYKEGVDKRWVEFCGYDSLRIENVWRRRKSGTNEHNNLTADGHMERVVVRGGMYDVEIDNMRCVSIYWPGEEWEIMRGTWFYDGSWIPLEPDPSRAIEETHLTLFQKSSPTQSSSTSAASTPSHSYKVLHTKNFPEFHVDWHAVDDVALYSENTPSKLMRSVTLKLGFTKTTGYRLRRGYKHPAVMDDKPHDIDHLVFVVHGIGQKRDTGKIIRNTTSFRECVDWLKQKYFPTLTHRAEFFPVEWRSSLKLDGDIVDAITPYSVLSIRHLLNTSAMDILYYTSPLYGGEVRAGLQKELNRLYFMFASRHPNWKGKVSILAHSLGCVIVYDIVTGWMGPDNRPSSPASPEVSPEDPVAYRMEPLLERGYSRVEPVLIPPYGGVDGQPCEQSPSSSNAVDPNLPSAESEERDESPGDMPSRNADKGWSLWGLVRGGWSTKDGTSLSTPDMNPPFHPDQELKPRLDYVLRAVGLGRNYLYTVTAHTAYWSNYDVAYFVLTKLFPALET
- the LOC107216582 gene encoding phospholipase DDHD1 isoform X2 encodes the protein MSENLLNDVDPLSEIPMESDSRPTEELQDSLSQHNGIEENSDIEVNELEYAEPLPPEKVRWFYKEGVDKRWVEFCGYDSLRIENVWRRRKSGTNEHNNLTADGHMERVVVRGGMYDVEIDNMRCVSIYWPGEEWEIMRGTWFYDGSWIPLEPDPSRAIEETHLTLFQKSSPTQSSSTSAASTPSHSYKATGYRLRRGYKHPAVMDDKPHDIDHLVFVVHGIGQKRDTGKIIRNTTSFRECVDWLKQKYFPTLTHRAEFFPVEWRSSLKLDGDIVDAITPYSVLSIRHLLNTSAMDILYYTSPLYGGEVRAGLQKELNRLYFMFASRHPNWKGKVSILAHSLGCVIVYDIVTGWMGPDNRPSSPASPEVSPEGLQFPIENLFCLGSPLSVFLALRTRAPSNRIGVMPQDLCKRFYNIFHWSDPVAYRMEPLLERGYSRVEPVLIPPYGGVDGQPCEQSPSSSNAVDPNLPSAESEERDESPGDMPSRNADKGWSLWGLVRGGWSTKDGTSLSTPDMNPPFHPDQELKPRLDYVLRAVGLGRNYLYTVTAHTAYWSNYDVAYFVLTKLFPALET
- the LOC107216582 gene encoding phospholipase DDHD1 isoform X4; the protein is MSENLLNDVDPLSEIPMESDSRPTEGEEWEIMRGTWFYDGSWIPLEPDPSRAIEETHLTLFQKSSPTQSSSTSAASTPSHSYKVLHTKNFPEFHVDWHAVDDVALYSENTPSKLMRSVTLKLGFTKTTGYRLRRGYKHPAVMDDKPHDIDHLVFVVHGIGQKRDTGKIIRNTTSFRECVDWLKQKYFPTLTHRAEFFPVEWRSSLKLDGDIVDAITPYSVLSIRHLLNTSAMDILYYTSPLYGGEVRAGLQKELNRLYFMFASRHPNWKGKVSILAHSLGCVIVYDIVTGWMGPDNRPSSPASPEVSPEGLQFPIENLFCLGSPLSVFLALRTRAPSNRIGVMPQDLCKRFYNIFHWSDPVAYRMEPLLERGYSRVEPVLIPPYGGVDGQPCEQSPSSSNAVDPNLPSAESEERDESPGDMPSRNADKGWSLWGLVRGGWSTKDGTSLSTPDMNPPFHPDQELKPRLDYVLRAVGLGRNYLYTVTAHTAYWSNYDVAYFVLTKLFPALET
- the LOC107216582 gene encoding phospholipase DDHD1 isoform X1 → MSENLLNDVDPLSEIPMESDSRPTEELQDSLSQHNGIEENSDIEVNELEYAEPLPPEKVRWFYKEGVDKRWVEFCGYDSLRIENVWRRRKSGTNEHNNLTADGHMERVVVRGGMYDVEIDNMRCVSIYWPGEEWEIMRGTWFYDGSWIPLEPDPSRAIEETHLTLFQKSSPTQSSSTSAASTPSHSYKVLHTKNFPEFHVDWHAVDDVALYSENTPSKLMRSVTLKLGFTKTTGYRLRRGYKHPAVMDDKPHDIDHLVFVVHGIGQKRDTGKIIRNTTSFRECVDWLKQKYFPTLTHRAEFFPVEWRSSLKLDGDIVDAITPYSVLSIRHLLNTSAMDILYYTSPLYGGEVRAGLQKELNRLYFMFASRHPNWKGKVSILAHSLGCVIVYDIVTGWMGPDNRPSSPASPEVSPEGLQFPIENLFCLGSPLSVFLALRTRAPSNRIGVMPQDLCKRFYNIFHWSDPVAYRMEPLLERGYSRVEPVLIPPYGGVDGQPCEQSPSSSNAVDPNLPSAESEERDESPGDMPSRNADKGWSLWGLVRGGWSTKDGTSLSTPDMNPPFHPDQELKPRLDYVLRAVGLGRNYLYTVTAHTAYWSNYDVAYFVLTKLFPALET